One window of Hydractinia symbiolongicarpus strain clone_291-10 chromosome 3, HSymV2.1, whole genome shotgun sequence genomic DNA carries:
- the LOC130635804 gene encoding protein turtle homolog A-like isoform X4, with amino-acid sequence MREMVSLVTVVFFILISVADYQALDSIKPENYVSVKEGQRAVVECGKLRAQTPRDTFEWMKGSIDLSLNNRYSIDSNGSLVIKVTKSSDSGAYTCASKRRAPDGSSSSTNVAMYLSVKYPPKITSILPYIEVYENADAVLPCSATGNPGVTFRWLFPTGEEIKQTDKFEISTNGSLVILNVQISDVRNYTCAPYNKIGSGRYGYTQLKILMPPEFINRPKDTNLSVQEGQSISLDCSASGQPKPNISWTHNTKLEHDNKKYSFNSAGVLTIKNIHGSDFGIYRCFVESVAGILYREYNVTVIGKPGVPSSFGVRTKDNIAYVYWTPSYNGGSFQSFEIWYRRADDNDYNWETLMPSGVKKKHSILLKGPATVGGHGEAYFFCVRARNNKGYSDFTNIYKVLKSSKLGEENVAEDVGQFITDLPLAPYSFTVNMSEAGYILKWKHMMTPGRPAYAGYSIEYRTANTSTGWKEFVPKQRARRSTQPQGKQEKVSIAIEELPDVKHPLEFQIFAVAANNVKSTGTKPKEVIKTGMPGASPVSKESDDLIPPIVLAIIFGLFVIVLIISLYCFCRRRKRRYHASRNEKKMIGYNKEHGIEIEHQSIDSTDNGSLLSPKFGNNDSPRRFHLRACPALKLGTYNQPNMSNGSTKDDVFVLLEPNENEKRVCTCNKKYMTLDSRDQKTKREKRKEKKGLYKSTSSPSVLLMSDIDGSSIDPSELLDEEDYDISDIEKDDVVELNDDKKQRYPALNRKNFKDSYDQFCRDGIDGSRRRLSSNEKTEVDKNMDTGLVGIKDIHDASSENSATESDRMPSPKIKTDLINDKTYDGKSSGFGDGSNSTSDSESIHQEIMDKPTLLRPNYHGYAGHNGYISDSGYRRDGGYASDISTRSSPLDYVGRHKYLPPSQRHNLNYSKPPQVQYYSEDEGTRHGTFVSPRPVAPPSYNQAMVDIERMSEKNEVTDSEDMFDNLLEMERQLGITLDDSLDSDLNVKTMLPPRPYSNPKNYGLDTGYMSDAPVVLGKNRYSDREKSARCAQLLNEFKSNKRTEITEEEEEEEMPVLPPTDRCRSVIDSVTEEPRVPPVLRRSNSVGSSSVYKEWLV; translated from the exons ATGCGCGAAATGGTATCATTGGTGACCGTCGTTTTTTTCATACTGATATCAGTTGCTGACTATCaag CTTTGGACTCGATTAAACCAGAGAACTACGTGAGTGTCAAAGAAGGCCAGCGAGCTGTCGTCGAATGCGGTAAACTTCGGGCGCAAACCCCACGCGACACTTTTGAATGGATGAAAGGGAGTATCGATTTAAGTTTAAACAACCGATACAGTATTGATAGTAATGGTTCGTTGGTTATTAAAGTAACGAAGTCCAGCGATAGTGGTGCGTACACGTGCGCTAGCAAAAGACGAGCTCCTGATGGTTCATCATCCTCCACAAATGTGGCCATGTATTTGAGTGTGAAAT ACCCTCCCAAGATCACATCCATTCTTCCATACATTGAAGTGTACGAGAATGCCGATGCAGTATTACCTTGTTCGGCTACCGGCAATCCAGGTGTCACTTTCCGTTGGTTGTTTCCAACCGGGGAAGAAATCAAGCAAACTGACAAGTTTGAAATTTCTACCAACGGTTCACTTGTTATTTTGAACGTGCAAATATCCGATGTGCGAAACTACACATGCGCACCGTACAACAAAATCGGCTCTGGTCGCTATGGTTACACTCAGCTCAAAATACTAA TGCCTCCCGAGTTTATAAATCGACCAAAGGACACAAATTTAAGTGTGCAGGAGGGTCAAAGTATTTCACTGGATTGCTCTGCATCTGGGCAACCGAAGCCGAACATTTCGTGGACACACAACACCAAACTTGAACACGACAACAAGAAGTATAGTTTCAACTCCGCTGGTGTGCTCACTATCAAAAATATACATGGTTCAGATTTTGGCATCTATCGTTGTTTTGTGGAATCGGTTGCCGGCATATTGTATCGAGAGTATAATGTGACAGTTATTG GTAAGCCAGGCGTTCCGAGTTCGTTTGGAGTGCGTACGAAAGATAACATTGCGTATGTTTATTGGACTCCGTCATATAATGGTGGCTCCTTCCAAAGTTTTGAGATCTGGTACCGTCGTGCAGATGACAACGACTACAACTGGGAAACGTTAATGCCTTCAGGAGTGAAAAAGAAACACTCGATCCTTCTGAAAGGACCTGCAACAGTTGGAGGACATGGTGAAGCATATTTCTTTTGTGTACGCGCCAGAAATAATAAAGGTTACAGCGATTTTACGAACATTTACAAAGTTTTGAAGTCGTCGAAGCTTGGTGAAGAAAACGTGGCTGAAGATGTGGGTCAGTTTATCACAG ACCTTCCACTGGCACCGTACTCTTTTACAGTGAACATGTCTGAGGCAGGTTACATACTTAAATGGAAGCACATGATGACCCCGGGACGTCCCGCATACGCAGGCTATTCAATTGAGTACCGAACCGCAAACACATCTACAGGTTGGAAAGAGTTTGTCCCGAAGCAACGTGCTCGCCGATCAACCCAACCTCAAGGGAAACAAGAGAAAGTGTCTATCGCAATAGAGGAATTACCGGATGTAAAACATCCActagaatttcaaatttttgccGTCGCTGCGAACAACGTAAAGAGTACTGGGACCAAGCCAAAGGAAGTGATAAAGACAG GTATGCCGGGTGCCTCACCTGTGTCGAAAGAATCGGATGATCTCATTCCACCGATCGTGCTTGCTATTATTTTCGGATTGTTCGTCATCGTGCTCATCATCAGCTTGTATTGTTTCTGTCGGCGTCGAAAACGGAGATACCATG cgaGTCGAAATGAAAAGAAAATGATCGGCTACAATAAGGAGCA tggaATTGAAATTGAACACCAATCGATTGACAGTACAGACAACGGATCGCTTTTATCACCCAAATTTGGAAATAACGACTCCCCTCGAAGATTCCATCTACGCGCATGCCCAGCTTTGAAATTAGGAACATACAACCAACCAAACATGTCGAACGGCAGTACGAAAGACGACGTGTTTGTTCTGCTAGAACCCAATGAAAACGAAAAGCGTGTGTGCACGTGTAATAAAAAGTATATGACGCTCGACAGTCGTGATCAAAAAACGAAGAGAGAGAAGAGAAAAGAGAAGAAAGGATTGTACAAAAGCACGTCATCACCATcagttttgttgatgtcagaCATTGACGGCTCCTCCATTGACCCATCAGAGTTGCTTGATGAGGAAGACTATGATATAAGTGACATAGAAAAAGACGACGTCGTTGAATTAAATGACGACAAGAAGCAGCGATACCCAGCATTAAAtcgcaaaaattttaaagattctTATGATCAATTTTGCCGCGACGGTATTGACGGATCTAGAAGACGTCTGTCGTCAAATGAGAAAACTGAGGTCGATAAAAATATGGATACGGGTTTAGTCGGAATAAAAGATATACATGATGCATCATCAGAAAACTCCGCAACAGAAAGTGACAGAATGCCGTCGCCGAAAATAAAGACGGACTTAATAAATGACAAGACGTACGATGGTAAGTCCAGTGGATTTGGGGACGGTAGTAATTCCACGTCTGATTCTGAATCTATACATCAGGAAATCATGGATAAACCAACATTGCTTAGACCCAACTATCATGGATACGCTGGTCACAATGGATATATCAGTGATTCCGGTTATAGACGTGATGGGGGCTATGCAAGCGACATTTCAACTAGAAGCTCTCCGTTAGACTATGTTGGACGTCATAAATACCTCCCTCCATCACAGAGACATAATCTTAATTATAGCAAACCACCTCAAGTGCAGTATTATTCAGAAGACGAAGGAACCCGTCACGGTACATTCGTAAGCCCACGGCCTGTCGCTCCTCCTTCATATAACCAAGCTATGGTAGATATCGAAAGGATGTCAGAGAAAAACGAAGTTACGGACAGCGAAGATATGTTCGACAATTTACTTGAGATGGAAAGACAATTAGGTATCACATTAGACGATTCTTTAGATAGCGATTTAAATGTAAAGACAATGTTACCACCTCGTCCGTATTCGAATCCAAAAAATTACGGATTAGATACCGGTTACATGTCGGATGCACCGGTTGTATTAGGTAAAAATCGATATTCCGATCGTGAAAAAAGCGCGCGATGTGCGCAATTATTGAATGaatttaaaagtaataaaagAACTGAAATAACAGAAgaggaggaggaagaggagATGCCTGTTCTCCCTCCTACAGACAGGTGTAGAAGCGTAATTGACAGTGTCACTGAAGAGCCCC